A stretch of the Zeugodacus cucurbitae isolate PBARC_wt_2022May chromosome 6, idZeuCucr1.2, whole genome shotgun sequence genome encodes the following:
- the LOC105221406 gene encoding uncharacterized protein LOC105221406 — protein sequence MQVESSFMKYAGRVPPLDLSQVSTNCRNESELQHLWSSKANSPSALKRATALRHPYLHLPHTPAPSPTAPAANSNNNYNNNIDDCISNNNNGNFNTILPQNTSLQQLGSDGLPLDPRDWTRADVWKWLINMALSEGLEVTPELPQKFPMNGKALCLMSLDMYLCRVPVGGKMLYRDFRVRLARAMALLS from the coding sequence ATGCAAGTGGAATCGAGTTTTATGAAATACGCCGGTCGCGTGCCGCCTCTCGACCTCTCGCAGGTCAGCACCAATTGCCGCAATGAAAGTGAGCTTCAGCATCTTTGGAGTAGCAAGGCGAATTCGCCGTCTGCGCTGAAACGAGCCACCGCGCTAAGGCATCCTTACTTGCATTTGCCACATACACCTGCGCCCAGTCCTACCGCCCCTGCTGCCAATAGTAATAATAACTACAATAATAACATCGATGAttgcatcagcaacaacaacaacggcaatttTAACACAATACTACCGCAAAACACCTCACTGCAACAACTGGGTTCCGACGGCTTGCCATTAGACCCGCGCGATTGGACACGCGCCGATGTCTGGAAATGGCTAATCAATATGGCCCTGTCGGAGGGCCTAGAAGTGACGCCAGAGCTGCCACAAAAGTTCCCCATGAACGGCAAAGCTCTCTGTCTTATGAGCCTCGATATGTATTTATGCCGAGTGCCGGTGGGTGGCAAAATGCTTTATCGTGATTTTCGTGTCCGGTTGGCGCGTGCTATGGCGTTACTGTCGTAG
- the LOC105221403 gene encoding uncharacterized protein LOC105221403, with amino-acid sequence MKVVGKLRNSKPKMAIDTAAITLEVVPSQELVSSRKATKAAGIAEQSLHKKKSCTSLLCELTHLRSQQKYLECNQVKLNAAHYEDQPVSGRSKNNSTKQMINEIENLKVHLEGSLKAYRENCYCEVRDFRQVVSSIRDDVQPHRLSQCSLPELRERIISINTQLMQLCDKNEKEMEKLRGEYEKIEHDK; translated from the coding sequence ATGAAAGTCGTGGGAAAACTTCGTAATTCAAAACCAAAAATGGCTATCGATACAGCAGCAATCACGCTAGAGGTAGTACCTTCACAAGAGTTAGTGTCTTCacgaaaagcaacaaaagccgCTGGAATTGCCGAGCAGAGTTTACATAAGAAGAAATCTTGCACATCGCTGCTTTGTGAGCTGACACATCTCAGGTCCCAGCAAAAGTATCTCGAATGTAATCAGGTTAAATTGAATGCGGCTCACTATGAAGATCAACCGGTTAGCGGAAGAAGTAAAAACAATAGCACCAAACAAAtgataaatgaaattgaaaacctCAAAGTGCATTTAGAAGGTAGCTTGAAAGCTTATCGGGAAAACTGTTATTGTGAGGTGCGAGACTTTCGACAAGTGGTGAGCTCTATACGCGACGATGTTCAGCCGCATCGTTTGAGCCAATGCTCGTTGCCGGAACTACGTGAACGTATTATTAGTATAAATACGCAActaatgcaactctgcgacaaaaacGAAAAGGAAATGGAGAAATTGCGGGGCGAGTATGAAAAGATTGAGCACGATAAATAA
- the LOC105221407 gene encoding uncharacterized protein LOC105221407: MSSKPRKQTAGFVNDPSAINLIQLSPRTELFQNERSPYTMANHSSKTNFIGDTVMHEGPRAVAVTETGEKHSIHLEEDNMQTNLNPFTVSSQCSQVFSLPKNTASSTKMSGFGNDCSRLITTKRSKGSRRHSNQKTRPIFTPRNMDKIPTRFFNDDVKVKPVSPHMNAQTQTEINSSCSALTPRSYLPPPMVPPLQIPRRYVPRETVGDMLDSSRRQPLRVLPLPREKKSFKSYSELRSIASALTLITVVSWLFSTFFELEGMFDMLGGILRFLTNWYNKEEPPMTKVEMFVQFARNLW; this comes from the exons ATGTCCTCAAAACCTCG AAAACAAACTGCAGGTTTTGTCAATGATCCCTCTGCCATTAATCTCATACAGCTCAGTCCGCGTACTGAGTTGTTTCAAAACGAGCGGAGCCCTTATACCATGGCGAACCACAGTTCCAAGACGAACTTCATCGGTGACAC TGTTATGCATGAAGGGCCACGTGCAGTTGCTGTTACCGAAACAGGCGAAAAGCATTCTATTCACCTGGAAGAGGATAATATGCAGACGAACTTAAATCCATTCACCGTTTCTTCCCAGTGTTCTCAGGTCTTTTCACTGCCAAAGAATACCGCTTCATCAACGAAAATGTCGGGTTTTGGAAATGATTGCTCCAGGCTTATCACTACCAAGCGTTCGaaa GGCTCTCGTCGCCATTCCAATCAGAAGACGCGACCTATATTTACACCGCGCAATATGGACAAAATTCCGACACGCTTCTTCAATGACGATGTCAAAGTCAAACCGGTTTCGCCTCACATGAATGCGCAAACTCAGACAGAGATCAACTCCAGTTGTTCGGCTTTAACACCACGTTCATATCTTCCACCGCCAATGGTGCCGCCACTGCAGATCCCTCGTCGTTATGTGCCCCGCGAAACAGTCGGTGACATGCTCGACAGTTCCCGCAGACAGCCGCTCAGGGTGTTGCCATTGCCGCGTGAGAAGAAGTCATTTAAAAGCTATTCAG AATTGCGAAGCATTGCGTCTGCACTCACTTTGATAACCGTTGTTTCTTGGCTCTTTTCGACTTTCTTTGAGCTGGAGGGAATGTTTGACATGTTGGGCGGCATTTTACGTTTCCTAACTAATTGGTACAATAAGGAGGAACCGCCAAT